The sequence TGCCTCCGAATCTCATACATAATTATAGCCGCCGCAACTGCTGCATTCAAGGACGATATTTTTCCTTGCATAGGAATATTAACTATGAAATCGCACTTTTCGGAAACCAGTCTTCCCATCCCTTCTCCCTCACTTCCGATAACAAGAGCCACCGGTCCTTTCAAATCTGCCTCAAAAAACGGCTTTTCGCCGGAAAGATCGGTCCCGACAATCCATATGTTTTTCTTCTTCAGATACTCTATCGTCTGTGAAATATTTGTCACCCGCGCCACGGGAACATATTCTATTGCACCTGCTGAAGCCTTTGAAACCGCGGCATTAAGTCCTATTGCCCGCCTTTTCGGTATGACAACCCCGTGGGCCCCGACCGCGTCGGCAGTCCTTAATATGGACCCCAGATTGTACGCATCGGTAATGCCGTCCAAAATTATAATATAAGGATCTTCTCCTTTGTCCTGTGCAATCTTAAGTATATCGTCAACCTCAACATAATCCTTGAAAGCTACATAGGCAATCACACCTTGATGTGCATGAGTAGTGGAAATTTTATCAAGATTTGACCTGTCAGTTTCCTGGACTACTATGCCCCTTTCCCTTGCCAGTGCGATTATCTGCCTTATTGAGCCTTCTTTTTCCCCTTTCGGGACTAAAATCTTGTTTATGGTCCTGCCGGCTTTTATTGCCTCAAGCACGGAATTGCGCCCTTCAATCCTGTCGAGGTCCTTTGCGCCGTCCCTTTCTTCTTTCCTGCCGTTCAGTTTCACGTCCGACCGTTGTGACGTCTTAGCCTTCTTATAATCTTTCTTTCCAACATTGCCCATAATCTTTCGAAACCTTCCCTCATAATTATAGATTCGTGAAAGAGCTTGATTTTTAGTACGTAAAATGCACCTCTCTTTTATTTTTCTCAAAAAAATTGAGTTTTAGCCGGATTTTCCCTCTTAAATTCCGGCAAAAACTCACACATTATGTCAATTCTGTGAAACAGCCATTCGCAATATATCCATCAATCGGTCATAATCTTTTTTCAAATAAAGAAAACCCAACAAAGACTCAAAACCGGTAGCATACCTGTAATCCGTAATATCCGCATTTTTCGGAACCGTGGCCGATTTGGCGTTCCTTCCCCTGCGGACAATATTAAGCTCCTCCTCCGTCAGCAAAGGCATTATCCTGTGGACAATATCCGACTGTGCCTTTGCTTTGACATAAGCAATGGAGCGCTTATGGAGAACATGTACCGGTACGTTTCCTCCGGACACAAGCATTGTACGGATGAAAACCTCATACACGGCGTCACCTATGTATGCAAGCACTAAAGGCGACAGTTGGCTTACTTCATCCGGTTTGTAATTAAACTCACCTGTAATTTTGTCAAAAAATTCCCAAACCATCCAAACAACCTTTTTCAAATAGAATTCAAATAAAATATGGAATTAAAACATACAATCAATTGAATTAATACTTTTCGGATTAATACATTATATAATATTTCATCAACATAGTAAATATAAACATAACAATCATAAAAAAGGTAATAATAAATTGAAGACAATTTATGAAAGCAGGGATAATTCATCATGTCCGTATATAGAAAAAGAACAGGCAGAAAAAATATAAACATAAATTCCGAAAACAGTCTTGACAATAAAATAACCGTTTTAAAAAACTACATGAGCAACAGCAAGGACATCAAGGACAGAAGGTTTAAAGTCGGCGGCAAAAATGTCAACACTGCCATATTGTTTATTGACAATTTGGTTGACGAATTTATGGTTCAGGACCATGTTATAAAGCCGATAATGACAAACTCCTTTGAATGGCCTCAAGACACCGGGCCTGACGCAATGCTTGAGATCATAAAGGACTATATGCTGTATGGTGATATTGTAGAAGAAGTATGTACAATTGAGAAAATGTCTTTAGGAGTCCTTGACGGAGAAACCTTGTTACTTGTCGAAGGCTCTGATAAAGGGCTTTTAATAAATACACAGAACTTGCCGAAGCGCAGCATCCAGGAGCCCCAAACCGAGCCTGCCGTCAAAGGCCCCAACGAAGGCTTTGTTGAAAGCTTTAAAGACAATCTGGCTTTGATAAGAAAAAGACTGAAAAATCCCAACCTGTGTGTGGAAATTACTAACATAGGCAAACAAACCAACAATAATGCCGCCTTGATTTATATTAAAGGAATTGCCAATGACAGAATTGTAAATGAAGTTAAAAACAAATTAAAATCCGTCAAGAATTACGATGTGATAAGCTGCGAACAACTTATGCAGCTTGTATGCGAGAGGGCCTTTTCAATTTTTCCCCTGATGCAGTGGACAGAAAGGCCTGACAAGGCAGTCTCAAGCCTTCTGGAGGGAAAAGTCGGGGTGATATTTGACAATTCCCGGGGCATGCTTATCGCTCCGGTCACTCTTACAAGCCTTATGCAGAGTCCTGATGATTACTATGAAAAATGGTTTATTGGCACCGTTATAACGGTTATAAGGTATATTTCTCTATTAATTACCATTTTTCTGCCTGCAGTATATATATCTATTACATCTTTCCATCCTGGAATGCTTCCCACAACCCTGCTTATTTCCATAACCGGGGCAAGGTTGGGTGTGCCGCTGCCCGCTTTTTTGGAAGCTCTCATTATGGTAGTAACCCTTGAAATTTTGCAGGAAGCGGGAATCAGGCTTCCGAAAGTTGTAGGCCAAACCGTTTCAATTGTAGGAGGTTTGGTAATCGGGCAGGCCGTCGTACAGGCCGGTCTTATAAGTCCCATTATGGTTATTATCATATCCCTTACGGCAATTGCCTCCTTTGCAATACCCAGTTACAGCCTAAGTCTTGCCTCCAGGGTATTGAGAGTGATTTTCATGATACTGGCCGCCGTTTTGGGAGCTTTCGGAATATCCATGGGAGTTTTGTATCTTTTAGGATACCTGTGTTCCTTAAAAAGTTTTGGAATAGGATTTATGGAGCCCCTCACCCCCTACAGGTTCAAAGACTGGAAAGACTCGATAATCGTTTTGCCCAAATCCCTTTTAAAAGGCCGGCCGGAATATCTCCATTCATCATCAGCCGTTACCAAAAGAAAGGGGTGTTCGAAAAATGGAAAATGACAAGCTTCTGCCGGTACAAATAATGCCAATAGTCTCTTCCACCATGATGGGTGTAAGTATACTTACCATACAGCGAAGTTTATCCTCCATTGCAAAGGGAGATGCCTGGATTTCAATGATACTTGGTGTAATACTTGGAGTATTTTCCGCAATTTTTTTGTATAATCTGCTAAGGCTCAATCCCGGCCTGGACTTGGCGGAAATAATAGTTTGTCAGGCCGGCAACTGGGTCGGACGGCTTTTTCTTTTGTCCACTACAATTTATATTCTCATTGACATCGGACTGTCACTGAAAGTTTTCTCCTTCGCTTTGAAAAATTTTCTACTGGATTATACTCCCATATCCGTAGTGTCTTTTTTACTGATAATAGTTATCGTGTCTGTGGTGGTAAAGGGAATTACCGTAATTGCAGGTGTCACCGACATACTCTACCCCTTTTTCGTCACAAGCCTTGTTGTCCTCATTGCCATGTCCACCGTAGAATTTCAGAAAGCAAATATCATGCCGATAATTTACGGCAACATTCAAAACACTTTCAAAGGCAGTCTGCCCGCTTTTGGTGCAATCTCCGGCTATGGTGCTTCTTCATATGTAATGAAATATGTAACTGAACCCAAAAAAGCATTTAAATGGTTTTTTATGGGTTTTGGAATTTCTTCAATTTTATATATACTTCTCACTCTTGCAACAACCCTGGTTTTTGTCCCGGAATTCCTGCAAAAACTTACATTTCCCACTTTGTTTCTGTCCAATGCAATAGAATTTGGAACAGGTTTCTTTGAAGGTTTCTTTGAAAGACTTGAGGCTTTCATGGTGCTAATCTGGATACCTGCAGTGTTTACATCCGTCGGAGTTTACACTTTTGCATCCGTAAGAAATTTTTCGGTACTTTTTAATATAAAACCTAAATTTCAAAAATATGTGGCTTATGCTCACATACCTTTACTGTTTGCCATTACTCATTATATTAAAAGTCAAATTGTGGCTACAAATCTCATGGATTTGTTTGATTCACTTTCAATTGTATTAGGTTTCGGTCTTACGCCTTTATTGCTCGTACTTACTTTAATAAACAGAAGGAGAAGGGCGAAAAATGAGGTTAAAAAATAAAAAAACAGCAAAAATGTTAATTACAGTTTTGATTATAATACCAAGCCTGACCATTTTGCTTACCGGGTGCTGGGATTCCATAGACATAGAAGACCGTGCGTATGTAATCGGCATTGCCATTGACGAGTACCCTCAACTTCCTCAAGGCATCAAAAATAAAGAAAACATTCCAGAAAATGAACAGGAAAGAATGTTTGAATCCAGTACGGAAGTTGACACGGGAGTTCCTTCTTATGCCATGACCATACAAATTCCTATTATAAAACATGCCTCACTCCCCAACATTTTGTCCGGAGGAACTTCAGAGCCCAATACGCTGAAAACCTGGGACATCACCCAGGTGGGCAACTCGTTTATGGAAATAAACAGATCCATTACAACAAGAATGAACTTGATACCCAATTACGAACATCTTCAGGTTATCATTATCTCGGAAAAAGTTGCAAGAAAAGGCCTTAGAAATGTTCTTGACCTTTTTATAAGGGATCATGAAATGAGAAGCAGGACAAAATTGTTCATAACTGACGGAGATGCAAAAAAGGCCCTTGATGTCATTCCAAGAATTGAAGACTATGCTTCAATATATCTTACCAAAATGCCAAGAAGTGCCAGAGTAAACGGAGAAATACTGCACTGGATGGATCTCGGTCAGGCCGTTCAGGCCATCTATTCCGGTGAGGACTTCGAACTTCCGGCTTTGGAAGTAACCGAGTACGAGGTAATGAACAAAGGCGCAGCTTTGTTTAAAAATGACAAAATGGTCGGATGGGCTGACGGCAAAGATGTGGAAATTATTAAAATCATGCATAATGTGCTTTTAGGCGGCATCTTTACTTCAAAATTTGTTTCAGATGAACATGATTCCGAAAATGGCGTAATGAGCCTTGAAATAATCAAATCAAAGACCAAAATCACACCCGTAATCCAGGACGATGATATAACTTTCAAAATAAATGTGGACATTAAAGGGAATTATTCGGATAGTGTAAATCATCCTCTCACCGAAAAAATTGACAAAGATTTTATAGAAAAAGCTGAAGAAGCCTTTGAGGAGTCAATAAAAGAACAGTGTATCAAAACAATTAAAAAAATGCAGGACCTGGGTGTGGATACTTTTCATTTTGGAACCGTTATAAGAAGCAAGAAGCCCTCCCATTGGTCAAAAATTAAAGACAGATGGGACGAAATTTTTCCTGAAGTTAAAACTGAAGTAAATGTAAAGGTAAATATAAGGCAAATAGGAAACATCCACTAACAGGAAATATCTAATAATATCGCAAAATAAAAAAGACAGCAAAAATGCGGACCACCCTTCAAAAGCAGCCCGCTGTTTTCTTCCTCTTTTACCGTTGTATCGTCCATTTCACTCCCTGCGGAGTGTCCTCAAGTATTATTCCCATTTCTTTGAGCTTGTCTCGGATTTCATCAGCCGTCTTCCAATCTTTTTCCTTTCTCGCCTTCTGCCTTCTTTCAATAAGTTCCTCAATCTCTTTGTCGAGAACTTTCTGCCTGCTCTTTTGGGCAATTCCCAAAACTCCTCCCAATTCCTTTATCAGTGAAAGGGAAAAATCAATAATTTCCTTTGAGGAATTGGAGGTTGCATTTATATTGGTGTTAACCTCCTTTACAATATCAAAAATGGCTGCAATGGCATCCGCCGTATTGATGTCATC comes from Acetivibrio thermocellus ATCC 27405 and encodes:
- the rlmB gene encoding 23S rRNA (guanosine(2251)-2'-O)-methyltransferase RlmB, which codes for MGNVGKKDYKKAKTSQRSDVKLNGRKEERDGAKDLDRIEGRNSVLEAIKAGRTINKILVPKGEKEGSIRQIIALARERGIVVQETDRSNLDKISTTHAHQGVIAYVAFKDYVEVDDILKIAQDKGEDPYIIILDGITDAYNLGSILRTADAVGAHGVVIPKRRAIGLNAAVSKASAGAIEYVPVARVTNISQTIEYLKKKNIWIVGTDLSGEKPFFEADLKGPVALVIGSEGEGMGRLVSEKCDFIVNIPMQGKISSLNAAVAAAIIMYEIRRQRNF
- a CDS encoding Mini-ribonuclease 3; amino-acid sequence: MVWEFFDKITGEFNYKPDEVSQLSPLVLAYIGDAVYEVFIRTMLVSGGNVPVHVLHKRSIAYVKAKAQSDIVHRIMPLLTEEELNIVRRGRNAKSATVPKNADITDYRYATGFESLLGFLYLKKDYDRLMDILRMAVSQN
- a CDS encoding spore germination protein, whose amino-acid sequence is MSVYRKRTGRKNININSENSLDNKITVLKNYMSNSKDIKDRRFKVGGKNVNTAILFIDNLVDEFMVQDHVIKPIMTNSFEWPQDTGPDAMLEIIKDYMLYGDIVEEVCTIEKMSLGVLDGETLLLVEGSDKGLLINTQNLPKRSIQEPQTEPAVKGPNEGFVESFKDNLALIRKRLKNPNLCVEITNIGKQTNNNAALIYIKGIANDRIVNEVKNKLKSVKNYDVISCEQLMQLVCERAFSIFPLMQWTERPDKAVSSLLEGKVGVIFDNSRGMLIAPVTLTSLMQSPDDYYEKWFIGTVITVIRYISLLITIFLPAVYISITSFHPGMLPTTLLISITGARLGVPLPAFLEALIMVVTLEILQEAGIRLPKVVGQTVSIVGGLVIGQAVVQAGLISPIMVIIISLTAIASFAIPSYSLSLASRVLRVIFMILAAVLGAFGISMGVLYLLGYLCSLKSFGIGFMEPLTPYRFKDWKDSIIVLPKSLLKGRPEYLHSSSAVTKRKGCSKNGK
- a CDS encoding GerAB/ArcD/ProY family transporter, with protein sequence MENDKLLPVQIMPIVSSTMMGVSILTIQRSLSSIAKGDAWISMILGVILGVFSAIFLYNLLRLNPGLDLAEIIVCQAGNWVGRLFLLSTTIYILIDIGLSLKVFSFALKNFLLDYTPISVVSFLLIIVIVSVVVKGITVIAGVTDILYPFFVTSLVVLIAMSTVEFQKANIMPIIYGNIQNTFKGSLPAFGAISGYGASSYVMKYVTEPKKAFKWFFMGFGISSILYILLTLATTLVFVPEFLQKLTFPTLFLSNAIEFGTGFFEGFFERLEAFMVLIWIPAVFTSVGVYTFASVRNFSVLFNIKPKFQKYVAYAHIPLLFAITHYIKSQIVATNLMDLFDSLSIVLGFGLTPLLLVLTLINRRRRAKNEVKK
- a CDS encoding Ger(x)C family spore germination protein, with protein sequence MRLKNKKTAKMLITVLIIIPSLTILLTGCWDSIDIEDRAYVIGIAIDEYPQLPQGIKNKENIPENEQERMFESSTEVDTGVPSYAMTIQIPIIKHASLPNILSGGTSEPNTLKTWDITQVGNSFMEINRSITTRMNLIPNYEHLQVIIISEKVARKGLRNVLDLFIRDHEMRSRTKLFITDGDAKKALDVIPRIEDYASIYLTKMPRSARVNGEILHWMDLGQAVQAIYSGEDFELPALEVTEYEVMNKGAALFKNDKMVGWADGKDVEIIKIMHNVLLGGIFTSKFVSDEHDSENGVMSLEIIKSKTKITPVIQDDDITFKINVDIKGNYSDSVNHPLTEKIDKDFIEKAEEAFEESIKEQCIKTIKKMQDLGVDTFHFGTVIRSKKPSHWSKIKDRWDEIFPEVKTEVNVKVNIRQIGNIH